The Micromonospora violae DNA segment CGCTCGACGGCCTGATCGCCCGGTACGGGCTGGCCGGCCAGCGGATCGGCGAGGTGGTGACCGGCGCGGTGCTCAAGCACTCCCGCGACTTCAACCTCACCCGTGAGGTGGTCCTCGGCTCCCGGCTCGACCCACACACCCCCGCCTACGACATTCAGCAGGCGTGCGGCACCGGCCTGGAGGCGACGATCCTGGTCGCCAACAAGATCGCCCTCGGTCAGCTCGACGTGGGCATCGCCGGCGGTGTCGACACCACCTCCGACGCCCCGCTCGCCGTCAACGAGGAAATGCGGCGCACGCTGCTCAAGCTCAACTCGGCCCGCACGCTGGGCGAACGGCTCAAGATCGCGGCGAAGTTGCGCCCACTCCAGCCGTTCAAGCCGGAGATCCCGCGCAACGCCGAGCCGCGTACCGGCCTGTCCATGGGCGATCACGCCGCCCGCACCGCCCTGCGCTGGCAGATCGACCGGCGATCCCAGGACGAGCTGGCGCTGCGCTCCCACCAGCGACTCGCCGCCGCGTACGACCGGGGCTTCTTCGACGACCTGATGACGCCGTACCTGGGCCTCACCCGCGACCAGAACCTCCGCCCGGACAGCAGTCTGGAGAAGCTCGGCGCGTTGAAGCCGGCCTTCGGCACCCGCGGCCCGGACGCCGAGCAGGCCACCATGACCGCCGGCAACTCGTCGCCCCTCACCGACGGCGCGTCCACCGTGCTGCTGGCCAGCGAGGAGTGGGCGGCGGCCCACCACCTGCCCGTGCTGGCCTGGTTCAGCTGGTCGGAGACGGCGGCGGTGGACTTCGTGCACGGCGACGAAGGGCTGCTGATGGCACCCGCGTACGCGGTGCCCCGGATGCTGGCCCGGGCCGGGCTGACGTTGCAGGACTTCGACTACTACGAGATCCACGAGGCGTTCGCGTCGCAGGTGCTGGCCACCCTCGCCGCCTGGGAGTCGCCGGAGTTCGCCAAGGACCGGCTCGGCCTGGACGCGCCGCTGGGCGCGATCGACACCGACCGGCTCAACGTCAACGGCTCGTCGCTGGCCGCCGGGCACCCGTTCGCCGCCACCGGCGGGCGGATCGTGGCGACCCTGGCCAAGCTGTTGGCCGAGCGGGGCAGCGGGCGCGGGTTGATCTCCATCTGCGCCGCCGGTGGTCAGGGCGTGACCGCCATCCTGGAGCGTTGAACGCGCGATCGTCCCTTACTGGGCCGACCGCCGGTAGGCGTTAACGGACCGTTCAGGAGTTGGTCCGCTGGTGGTGGGTTTCACACGCGACGGTGATCGTCACCGCGCCTCGGCGCGCCTCGATCACTCCTGCGTGCGGAACGGGGCCGTATCACCATGGAGTCCATCTCTCCTCGGACGACCATCCTCTCGGTGGTCATTCCGATGTTCAATGAGGCTGCGGTCATTCCGGCGCTGGTCGCCCGGCTGCGACCGGTGCTCGACGCGCTCGGCGTCGACTACGAGGTGGTCGCCGTCGACGACGGTAGCCGGGACGACACCGTGTCGGTGCTCTTTGACCACGGCCGGGCCTGGCCGCAGCTGCGGGTGCTCCGGCTGCGACGCAACAGCGGCCACCAGGCGGCGTTGACCGCCGGCCTGCACCGGGCCGTCGGCCAGTGGGTGGTCAGCCTGGACGCCGATCTCCAGGATCCGCCGGAGACCATCGCCGAGATGCTCCGGGTGGCCCGCGAGGACGGGGTGGATGTCGTCTACGGCGTTCGCGCCGACCGCAGCACCGACACGGTTTTCAAGCGCAACACCGCCCGTGGCTACTACTGGGCGATGCGCCGGCTCGTCGGCGTCGACCTGCCCGCCCAGGCCGGCGACTTCCGGTTGCTCAGCCGGGACGTGATCGAGGTGCTGCGCCGGTTGCCCGAACGCGCCCCGGTCTACCGGCTGCTGGTGCCGTCGCTCGGCTTCCCCAGCGCCGAGGTGCGCTACGACCGCGAGGCCCGCGCGGCCGGCGAGACGAAGTATCCGCTGCGCCGGATGGTGGCCCTGGCCTGGGAGAGCACGGCGAACTTCTCCGCCGCGCCGCTGCGCCTGGCCACCTGGATGGGGATGTCGAGCTTCCTGCTCTGCCTGGCCCTGATCGTGTTCGGCATGGTCGTGCACGTCTCCGGCGCCACCATCCCCGGCTGGACCTCGATGTTCGTCGCGGTGCTGTTGCTCAGCGGGGTGCAGTTGGTCTGCCTCGGCCTGCTGGGCGAGTACGTCGGCCGGATCTACGCCACCGTGCAGAACCGGCCCGCGTTCCACATCGGGTTCGACTCCCGGGACGGGGTCCCGGGCGCTGAGACAGGTGCAGGTGCTCATGTCGGTGACAAAGTTGTCGGCCTCCGTGGCTGACACCCTGCTGGCCGAGCGGGTCAACACCCCAACCCCGGCCCCGCGTCGGGGTGCTCTCGTGCCGGTTCTCAGCACGCTCCCGTGGGTGCTCGTGATCGTCGCGCTGCTCGTGGTCTGGTCCCGCGGCAGCGTGCCCGCCCCGGTGATTGCGCGGTTCTCCGCGTACTGGGTCCTCGCACTGGTGCTCCCCGGGGCCTTGGTGTACCGCGCGTTGCGCGGCAGCCGGGGCAACCTGCCGGAGGATCTCGGCTACGGCGCGGCCACCGGCCTGCTGCTGGAGATCATCGCGTGGGCGTTGGCTGCGGCGACCGGTCAGCAGTCCCTGCTGCGGTGGTGGGCCCTGCCCGTTCTCGTCGTGTTCGCCGCCGTTCCCGGGCTGCGCCGGCATTGGCGGGTCGGGGAGCGCCGTCCGCTGCCGCTGGCCTGGCACTGGGCGATGGGCGCGGCGCTGTTGGTGGTGCTGGCCTGGGGATACACCCAGTGGCGGACGGTCCCGCTGCCCCCGGTGTACGGCGGCTACTACCAGGACATCCTCTACCACCTGGGTCTGGTGCAGGAGCTGACCCGGGCGATGCCGTTCGAGTTGCCGCACGTCGCCGGGGAGGCCCTGCGCTACCACTACCTGTCCGACGCGCACATCGCCAGCGGCAGCATGATCACCGGAATTTCGCCGGCGGTGGTGCTGCTGCGACTCTGGCTGGTGCCGGTGATCGGAACCGCCGTGCTGCTCGCGGCCGGGCTCGCCCGGGACCTGAGTGGAGCCGTCTGGGCCGGCCCGGTGGCCGCCCTCGCCGCCTTCACCGGGGCCACCGTCACGCTCGGGTCGCCGGTCGGCGTGTCCGGCGAGATGCCGCTGTCGTACGCGAGCCCTTCCCAGACGTACGCGCTGGTGCCGTTGCTGCTGCTCGCCGGGCTCATCGTCGACGTGGCCCGGGGGCGTGCCCTCGGCGCGGCCTGGCCGTTGGTTCCGGTGCTCGGGCTGGTCTGTGCCGGGGCGAAGTCCAGCGCGTTGCCTCCGCTGATCGCCGGCCTGGGTCTCACCGCCGTCGTGTTCTGGTGGCGCAAGCGGCAGGTCCCGCGGCCCGCCCTGGTGGCGCTGGCCTGCCTGGTGGCGGCGATGGCGCTCGGTTTCCGGCTGTTCGCCGGTGGCGGGGCGGGTACGTTGCGCGTGCAGGCGTTGGCGTTGCTGCACTTCATCGCCCCGTACGCCGAGACCCTCGGACCGGGTGACGGCATCTGGCCGAGTGCGCCGCTGCCGCCGGGGATCAACGACGCTGGTGCTCTCGGTTGGCTGCTGGCGTTCGCCGTGGTCGTCTGGTGGGTGCTGGGTCAGGCGCCCCGATGGGTGGGCATGAGCCTGCTCGTCGACAGGGGGCACCGGGCCGACCCGGCCGTCTGGCTGCTCGCCGGCACGGTCCTGGCCGGTGCGGGCGCCACCTGGGTGTTCCAGCACCCGTCGATCAGTCAGATCTACTTCTGGATGGGTGTCATCCCGGTCGGTGTCGTACTGACCACCTGGTCCCTCGCCGAGGCCCGAGCGCCCTGGCCGGTGCTGGTGGTGCCCGCCGTGGCCGGCGCTCTGGCGGGGCTCGCCACGGCAGGCACGGTGGTGGGCTTCGCCGTGCCGAGGATCAGCCGTCCCGGCACCCCCATCACCTCGACGATCGAGGGTTGGCTGCGGGTGCTGGGTCTCTCGGCGGCCCGGTACGTGCTGTTCGTGGCGGTGGCCGCCGCGCTCGCCGTCGGGGTGGCCGCCCTGTGGCGGGGTCGCGTCCGGTCGTCGCCCCCGGTGCAGGTCGCCCCGGTAGGTCGTCGGCGGGTGGCTACGATCGCCCTGGCCGGGGTCACCGCGGCGATGCTCGGGGCCAGCGCGGCCGTCGTGGTGGGCGGCACTGTCCGCTCGGTGCTGACCGAGCCGGTGCCGGTGACCGGGCCGCAGCCGTACGCGCTGACCGTCGACGAGATGCGCGCGGCGCTGTGGCTGGACGACAACGCCGCCGACGACGACGTGGTCGCGACCAACGTGCACTGCCGGCCGGTGCGGACCACCCCGCACTGCGATGCCCGTGCGTTCTGGGTGACGGGCCTGGGTGGGCACCGCGCGGTGGTGGAGAGCTGGGGCTACACGGACGCGGTCGTGGCCGCGCACGGCGTCGAGAACCTCGGGTACGCCCGACAGAACTTCCCCGACCAGGCGCTGCTCGCGCTCAACGACGGGGTGTTCAGCACGCCGACCCAGGCGAACCTGGACCGGCTCCGCACCGAGCACGGGGTCCGGTGGCTCTTCGCCGACAGCAGGGCGGGCGCGGTGTCGGCGGAGCTGGCCGGGTTGGCGCAGGTACGGCTGGTCGCCGGCCCGGTCACCGTCTACGAGCTGACCCGGCCCGGACGGCCGTGACGACCCCGGCCCGGTCCCGGCCCCGACCAGCGGGTGCGGGACAATGAGGTACGTGACGACGATCCCGAACGTGCTCGCCAACCGCTACGCCTCGCCCGAACTGGTCGCCCTCTGGTCCCCGGAGGAGAAGGTCCGGATGGAGCGGCGGCTCTGGCTCGCGGTGCTCCGCGCTCAGCGCGACCTGGGCGTGCCGGTGCCCGATGGCGTGGTCGAGGCGTACGAGCGGGTGCTCGACCAGGTCGACCTGGCGTCGATCGCGGAGCGGGAGCGGGTCACCCGGCACGACGTGAAGGCCCGGATCGAGGAGTTCAGCGCGCTCGCCGGGTACGAGCACGTGCACAAGGGGATGACCTCCCGGGATCTCACCGAGAACGTCGAGCAGCTTCAGGTGCGCGCCTCGCTGGAGCTGATCCGCGACCGGGTGGTGGCCACCCTGGCCCGGTTGGCCTGGCTGGCACACGAGCACTCCGAGCTGGTGATGACCGGCCGTTCGCACAACGTCGCGGCGCAGGCCACCACGCTGGGCAAGCGCTTCGCGTCGGCCGCGGAGGAGCTGCTGATCGCGTACGAGCGGCTGGAGGAGCTGATCGCCCGGTACCCGCTGCGGGGGATCAAGGGACCGGTCGGCACGGCCGCCGATCAGCTCGACCTCTTCGACGGGGACGCCGACAAGGTGGCCGAGTTGGAGCGGCGGGTCGCCCAGCACCTGGGCTTCTCGCGGGTGCTGGACAGCGTCGGGCAGGTCTACCCGCGCTCGCTCGACTTCGACGTGCTGGCCGCGTTGGCGCAGACCGCCGCCGCGCCGTCGTCGCTGGCCACCACGATCCGGTTGATGGTCGGCCAGGAGTTGGCGACGGAGGGCTTCAAGCCGGGTCAGGTCGGCTCCAGCGCGATGCCGCACAAGATGAACACCCGCTCGTCGGAGCGCGTGAACGGCTTCGCCGTGATCATCCGGGGTTACCTGTCGATGGTCGGCGAGTTGGCCGGTGACCAGTGGAACGAGGGGGACGTGTCCTGCTCGGTGGTCCGACGGGTGGCGCTGCCGGACGCGTTCTTCGCCGCCGACGGGCTGTTCCAGACGTTCCTCACCGTGCTCGACGAGTTCGGCGCGTACCCGGCGGTGATCAACCGGGAGTTGGAGCGCTTCCTGCCGTTCCTGGCCACCACGAAGATCCTGGTCGCGGCGGTCCGCCGGGGCGTCGGCCGGGAGGTCGCCCACGAGGTGATCAAGGAGCACGCGGTCGCGGTGGCGCTGGCGATGCGGGAGAAGGGCTCACCGGAGAACGACCTCTTCGACCGGTTGGCGGCGGACGGCCGGCTCGGCCTGTCCCGCGCCGACATCGACACCCTGGTCGCCGATCGCAGCGCCTTCGTCGGCGCCGCCCCGGCGCAGGTGGCGTCGGTGACCCGTCGCATCACCGACGTGGTGACGGCACACCCGGAGGCGGCCACCTACAGCCCGCCCCCGATCCTCTGAGCTTGGATGCTGTTGGGTCGCTCATGGTGATCTGACAGCTTCCGAACATCCGGTCCATAGCGTCATCGCATGCGACCAAAAATGACCTTGGCGGCGCTCGCCACCGCAGCGGTAGCGGCGGCGCTGTTGAACCCGATCTCGGCGGCGGCCAGCGCCGCCTCGACCTCCTCCGTCTCCATCGGTGTGCCCCCGGGGGCCGCGCAACGGGTGGAGTCGGTCCGGTACAACCTGGGTGACCAGGCGTTCAAGCCGCCCGCGGAGATCGGTTACGTCGGGGACAACGAGCTGAACGGCGTCGTCTACTACCCCAAGGATCTGGGGCGGGGCACCCACCCGCTCATCATGATCGAGCACGGCTACTGGGGCACCTGCGCCGACCGGGACGCCGAGCGACGTCAGAACGCGGCGATCCGGGCCCGGGACGCCGCGACGGCGGCCGGCAACACCGCCGAGGTCGAGCGGCAGGAAAAGATCATCAATGAAATGGCCGCCCGGCTCTGGGGCTGGCCCTGCCGGTCCGGCGTGCCGCAGCTGCCGAGCCTGGTGGGCTACGAGTACCTCGGTCGGCAGCTCGCCGCCGCCGGTTTCGTCGTGGTCTCCATCGGCACCAACGGCATCAACGCCAACGACCCCGGGCAGGCCGACACGACGTTCTACAACCGGGCTGCCCTGATCAACAAGCAGTTGGAGATGTGGCAGCAACTCTCCACCACCGGGCGTGGGCCGCTGCGCGGCAGCTTCGTCGACCCGCAGAGCGGGCGGCACCGCGATGTCGACTTCCGGGGGCACGTCGACCTGACCCGGGTCGGCACCATCGGCCACTCCCGGGGCGGCGGTGGGGTCATGCAGCAGGCCGCGGATGTCCGCCGCGACCAGTGGCCGGCCGGCGTGCAGGTCAAGGCCGTCTTCGGCCTGGCGCCCGTGTTCAACTGGAACGGGGAGGCGGTGACCAGGACGCCGTTCGCCGTGATGTGGGGCACCTGCGACAGCGACAACAGCGGAAGCTACTTCGAGGACAACGTGGGTGCCAACCGGGTGCCGATCTACAAGTACACCCTGACCGGCGGCAACCATGACTCCTTCAACACCCAGTGGTCGCCGAGCAGTGGGCAGGTCGGCAGCCGGGACGACGCGGAACCCGGGTCGCGGCCCGGCTACTGCCGGTCCCAGTTTCCCGGCGACGACTCGCACCGGGACCAGAAGGCCCTGACCGAGGAGCAGCAGCGCCGGATCGCCACCGCGTACGCCTCCGCCTTCTTCCTGCGTCACCTCCAGGGGCAGCGGCAGTACGACCCGGTGCTCAACGGAGTTCGGCGACTGCCGAACCTGCCGGACGCCGTCCAGGTGAAGTTCGCACCTCCGGTCGCCCGCTGACAGGTGCGGTCACGGGTTCGGGGTTTCGGCGGCGGAGCTGAGGTTGGGGGCGCTGGCGGGTTCGGCGATGCCACCGGGAGAGCCGGTGAAGCCCGCGACCTCCGCGGTCTCCGCCGCCACCGCCGGCTGGTCGGCCGGCATGACCTCGGGCATCGTGGGTACGGCGACCACGGCCGTCCCGTACGCGCAGATCTCCATCCACATCTCGCCGCAGTCCCGACTGTCGAACCGCATGCCGATCACCGCGTTCGCGCCGAGCCGCAGGGCCTCCTCGCCGAGGCGGGCCACCGAGTCGGTACGCCACCGGGTCAGGTTGTCCGGGGCCATCGGGTCGTACGCGCCACCGCGCAGGTTCTTGACACCCTCGCGGTACGGGTTGCGCGTCCTGGCCATCGATGACACCACCTCACCGAGAATCTGGCGGATCTCGTAGCCGGGCAGTTGCTCTGTCGTCACGACCAGCACGGTTCCGATGCTGTCAGGAGTGGCGCGACCCGATCGGGTGCATTGTTCACCTGATCGGATGCTGCAAAACAGCGCGGCGCGGACGGTCGGCACGGTGCCGGCCATCCGCGCCGCGTCGGGCGTTAACCGTCAGACACCGGCCACCGAGGTGATCCAGGCCCGGTTGTACGCAACGCTGCCGTAGTTCTGGATGCTCGACCCGTCGGCGGTGGAGGCGACACCGACCTGCTGACCGTTGTAGAACTGCGGGCCGCCGGAGTCGCCGCGCCAGGCGTTGCCGTTGATCCGGGTGCTGCGGATCGCCTGGCCGCCGTACGCGTCGGTGACGCTGTTGCTGGTCACCCGGACGGTGGCGGTCTTCAGCTGGGTGGACGCGGAGCAGCCGCTGTAGCAGGTCATGCCCCAGCCGTAGATCGAGTTCGTCGAGTTGATCGGCGGGTTGCTGCTGGCCAGGCTCACCGCGGAGGTGCTGACGGTGCTCGAGAGCCGCATGAGCGCGAGGTCGTAGCGGGTGTAGGTGGCGCTGACCGTGCGGGTGACCCCGCCGGAGGTGCGGTTCACGCTTCCGATGCGCACCGACATGGTGCCGTTGAGGCAGTGTCGGGCGGTGAGCACCCACTGCGCGGCGATGACGCTGCCGGAGCAGGTGAACGAACCGTTGCTGAGCACGGCGGCGGCCCAGGGGGCGGACGAGACGGTGCCGCCGCCGATGATGGGTTGCGGGCCGGCGGGTGCGGCGGACGCGGCGGACGTGACGCCGAGGGCGCCGACCAGCGCGGTGCTGAGGACGGCGAGCAGGGAGCGGATGCGCATCGGGTGGACTCCTTGGACGGGGGCGGGCCCGGGGTCGCCGGGTGCGGGTGCGGCGGCAGCGGGGGTTCCCGTGGACGCCTCAATCGACTTACATCGATGTAGAGTAAGGCCCGAAGTGATCATTATCAAGAACCTGATCGAGGTTCGACAATGTAACGATTCAGCTACCAGCAACGCCGTATATGTCCTGCTGAGGCCACCTGTCGCGCCTGACGGGTCATCCTGGGCGGCGGCAGTGTCGATCACTGTCTGAACTGCGGCCGGCCGGTGCGTCCGCGGCGATATCTGCCAGGTACGCTGGCTGCGCTCGCCCATTGTGGGTCGGCACCCAACTGCGTACACAGTCAGGAGTGCCCAGTGCCTCGCGTCGTCGTCGACGTCATGCTCAAGCCCGAGATCCTCGATCCGCAGGGCCAGGCCGTCGCAAACGCGCTGCCCCGGCTCGGCGTCAGTGATGTCGCCTCGGTTCGGATCGGCAGGCGGATCGAGATCGAGTTCACCGGTGAACCGGATCTCGACCGCGCTCGGGAAATTGCCGACAAACTGCTCGCCAACCCGGTCATCGAGGACTTCACCATCCGCCTGGTCGAGGCCGACGAGACCGCGGACGCCCGCTCGTGACCGCCCGGGTCGGTGTGGTCACCTTCCCCGGCTCGCTCGACGACGGGGACGCGGCCCGGGCCGTCCGGATCGCCGGCGCTGAGCCGGTCCGGCTCTGGCACGGCGACCCGGACCTGCACGGCGTCGACGCGGTCGTCCTGCCCGGCGGGTTCTCCTACGGTGACTACCTGCGGTGTGGTGCCATCGCCCGGTTCGCCCCGGTGATGGAGACGATCGTGGACGCCGCCCAGGGTGGTCTGCCGGTGCTCGGCATCTGCAACGGCTTCCAGATCCTGTGTGAGGCGCACCTGCTGCCGGGCGCGCTCACCCGCAACCAGCACCTGCACTTCCGCAACCGGGACCAGGTCCTGCGCATCGAGTCGGTCGGGACCGCGTGGACCAACGTGTTCCAGCCCGGCCAGGAGGTGCTCATCCCGGTCAAGAACGGTGAGGGCTGCTACGTCGCGGACACCGCGACGCTGGACCAGCTCGAAGCCGAGGGCCGGGTGGTCGCACGCTACGTCGGCGGCAACCCCAACGGGTCCCAGCGCGACATCGCCGCGATCACCAACGCCGCCGGCAACGTGGTCGGCATCATGCCGCACCCCGAGCACGCGGTGGAGGCGCTCACCGGCCCTTCGCTGGACGGCCTCGGCTTCTTCACGTCGGCCCTCAAGCACCTGGTGGGGGCGCCGGCATGACCGGCGGCACGATCATCGGTCAGCTCAACCGCCGGTCTGGCGGGCACGAGCGCAGCGAGGAGAGGTCATGACCACCCATCCGGACCCGGTACGGGACACACCGGAGGCGTACTCCGCCCCGGCGCAGCCGGCCGAGCCGAGCCCGGCGCAGCCGGTCGCACCGGCGGCCGCTCCCGCCCAGCCGGCCGCCGCCGTCTGGACCGAGGGCGTGGACACCGTGCCGCGTGCCGGTGCCACCCCGGGCGAGCTTCAGCCGTACACCGAGCTGGGCCTGCGCGATGACGAGTACGAGCGGATCCGGCAGATCCTCGACCGCCGGCCCACGCAGTCCGAGCTGGCCATGTATTCGATCATGTGGAGCGAGCACTGCTCCTACAAGTCGAGCAAGGTGCACCTGCGCCAGTTCGGTGAGAAGGCCGTGCACAGCGACCGGCTGCTCGCCGGCATCGGTGAGAACGCCGGCGTCGTGCAGGTCTCCGACGAGCTGGCGGTGACCTTCAAGGTCGAGTCGCACAACCACCCGAGCTTCGTCGAGCCGTACCAGGGCGCGGCGACCGGTGTCGGCGGCATCGTCCGGGACATCCTCGCCATGGGCGCCCGCCCGGTCGCGGTGATGGACCCGCTGCGCTTCGGTGCCGCGGACCACCCGGACACCGCCCGGGTGCTCACCGGCGTGGTCGCCGGGGTGGGCGGCTACGGCAACTGCCTGGGCCTGCCCAACATCGGTGGCGAGCTGGTCTTCGACCCCTCCTACCAGGGCAACCCGCTGCTCAACGCGCTCTGCCTGGGTGTGCTGCCGGTCAGCCGGCTGCAGAACAAGGCCGCCGCTGGCCCGGGCAACGTTGTCGTGCTGATGGGCGCCAAGACCGGCCGCGACGGCATCGGCGGCGTCTCGGTGCTCGCCAGCGCCACCTTCGACGAGGGCAGCGAGGCTCGCCGCCCCGCCGTGCAGGTCGGTGACCCGTTCACCGAGAAGCTGCTGATCGAGGCGTGCCTCGAGCTGTACGACGGCCAGCTGGTCGTCGGCATCCAGGACCTCGGCGGCGCCGGCCTGACCTGCGCGCTCACCGAGACCGCCGCCGCCGCCGGCACCGGCATGCGGGTCTGGCTGGAGCGGGTGCCGCTGCGCGAACCGTCGATGGACCCGCACGAGATCCTGGCCAGCGAGTCGCAGGAGCGGATGCTGCTGGTCGTCGAGCCGGACAAGCTCGACACCGTGCTCAAGACCTGCGAGAAGTGGGGCGTCCTCGCCACCGCGATCGGTGAGGTCACCGCACCGGAGCCGGACGGCAGCCCCGGTCGACTGCTGATCACCTGGCGGGACCACCTGGTCGTCGACGTGCCGCCGGGTTCGCTGGTCGATGACGGCCCGGTCTACGCCCGGCCGATGCGCGAGCCGGCCGACCTGATCCTGCTCCAGGCCGACCGGGCCGAGACGCTGCCCCGCCCGGCCGACCCGGAGGCGCTGCGGGAGACCGTGCTGCGCATGATCGCGTCGCCCAACCTGGCCGACAAGACCTGGGTCACCGAGCAGTACGACCGCTACGTGCTGGGCAACACAGTGCTCGCCCAGCCGGAGGACGGCGGCGTGATCCGGATCGACGAGCGGACCGGTCTCGGCGTGGCGCTGTCGGTGGACGGCAACGGTCGGTACGCCCGGCTCGACCCGTACAACGGCACGAAGCTGGCCCTGGCCGAGGCGTACCGGAACGTGGCGGTGACCGGCGCGAAGCCGATCGCCGTGACCAACTGCCTCAACTTCGGCTCCCCGGAGGACCCGGGCGTGATGTGGCAGTTCGCCGAGGCCGTGCGCGGCCTGGCGGACGGCTGCGTGGAGCTGGGCATCCCGGTCACCGGTGGCAACGTCAGCTTTTACAACCAGACCGGTGCCGCGGCGATCCACCCGACCCCGGTGGTCGGCGTGCTGGGTGTGCTGGACAACGTCGCCGACCGGGTGCCGATGGGCTTCGTGCCGCGTGCCGGTGGCGACAACGACCAGCTCTACCTGCTCGGTGAGACGAACGTGGAGCTGTCCGGCTCGGAGTGGGCCTGGGTGACGCACGAGCACCTCGGCGGTATTCCGCCGCAGGTCGACCTCGGACGGGAGAAGGCGCTCGCCGAGCTGCTGGCCGAGGCCGCCCGCGTCGGTCACCTCAGCTCGGCGCACGACCTCTCCGACGGGGGTCTTGCCCAGGGCCTGGTCGAGTCCTGCCTGCGTCGCGGGGTCGGTGCCCGGGTCGCAGTGCCGGAGCAGTTCGCCGAGGGCTCGATGCCGTTCGTCTACCTGTTCAGCGAGTCCGCCACGCGGGCGCTGGTCTCGGTGCCGCGCGGTCACGACAAGGCGTTCGCGGCGCTCTGCGCCGAGCGGGGCGTGCCGTTCGAGTTGATCGGCGTCACCGACCCGTCCGGCGGGGCGCTCGAGGTGCACGGCCAGTTCCGGATCGGCCTGGACGAG contains these protein-coding regions:
- the purL gene encoding phosphoribosylformylglycinamidine synthase subunit PurL translates to MTTHPDPVRDTPEAYSAPAQPAEPSPAQPVAPAAAPAQPAAAVWTEGVDTVPRAGATPGELQPYTELGLRDDEYERIRQILDRRPTQSELAMYSIMWSEHCSYKSSKVHLRQFGEKAVHSDRLLAGIGENAGVVQVSDELAVTFKVESHNHPSFVEPYQGAATGVGGIVRDILAMGARPVAVMDPLRFGAADHPDTARVLTGVVAGVGGYGNCLGLPNIGGELVFDPSYQGNPLLNALCLGVLPVSRLQNKAAAGPGNVVVLMGAKTGRDGIGGVSVLASATFDEGSEARRPAVQVGDPFTEKLLIEACLELYDGQLVVGIQDLGGAGLTCALTETAAAAGTGMRVWLERVPLREPSMDPHEILASESQERMLLVVEPDKLDTVLKTCEKWGVLATAIGEVTAPEPDGSPGRLLITWRDHLVVDVPPGSLVDDGPVYARPMREPADLILLQADRAETLPRPADPEALRETVLRMIASPNLADKTWVTEQYDRYVLGNTVLAQPEDGGVIRIDERTGLGVALSVDGNGRYARLDPYNGTKLALAEAYRNVAVTGAKPIAVTNCLNFGSPEDPGVMWQFAEAVRGLADGCVELGIPVTGGNVSFYNQTGAAAIHPTPVVGVLGVLDNVADRVPMGFVPRAGGDNDQLYLLGETNVELSGSEWAWVTHEHLGGIPPQVDLGREKALAELLAEAARVGHLSSAHDLSDGGLAQGLVESCLRRGVGARVAVPEQFAEGSMPFVYLFSESATRALVSVPRGHDKAFAALCAERGVPFELIGVTDPSGGALEVHGQFRIGLDELRAAHTETLPRLFGGSAAVEVPAPAAGVAGAVEAVPMPGEPAEPVDAAEVVSEPIASSGPSPETGAVEPIGSAQPDGASESGPGVTEPSADER